One Nostoc punctiforme PCC 73102 DNA window includes the following coding sequences:
- a CDS encoding beta-ketoacyl synthase N-terminal-like domain-containing protein — translation MSSEQANSLSPIKRALMALEKMQAQLDAVEYAKKEPIAIVGMGCRFPGGADNPEAFWQLLRDGVDAIIDIPGDRWDTAAYYDPNPDTPGKIYTRKGGCLSDRLDSFEPQFFGISATEAKSLDPQQRLLLEVAWEALENANQSPEKLFNSLTGVFLGICSNDYNNMIWQTGGATQVDAFCATGNALSVAAGRLSYFLGLKGPSLAVDTACSSSLVALHLACQHLRNQECHLALVGGVHLLLSPETSVAFARTKMLDADGYCKTFDADANGYVRGEGCGVIVLKRLSDAVAHKDKILAVIRGSAVNHNGRSSSLIAPNGPSQQALIRQALENASVEPAAVSYIEVQGTSTSLGQPIEVEALAAVYGKNRPLDNPLLIGSVKTNIGHLEAASGIASLMKIVLAMQHGQIPPHLHLHQPNPYIDWEKLPVKVPTQNIPWDKGDRQRLAGISAFSFSGTNAHIVLEEYTNAENPQGLSRSLHILALSAKTQESLVQLTAAYEKYLVGNPELNLADICFTANTKRSHFPYRLAVTAASTLELAGKLGAFRDGKAVEGLSQGKATTNFPEELQIPDLNSKSINWQSILENVTQSYIKGVTIDWAALYPDDLCARLQLPNYPWQRQRYWIESGTQINADLSIIDSIKQGNVHQLTQQLSAAENLSADEWELLSQLLTKLTDPSPSIQQLQRQSLTLTDIQNWLVSQIAKEMGVKPDDIEVQAPFDSYGLDSMLAISIANAGQKYLGIQVSPLMLVHYPTIAVLSQHLATELAASETEAFEI, via the coding sequence ATGAGTTCAGAACAAGCTAATTCCCTATCTCCTATCAAACGGGCGCTGATGGCGCTAGAGAAGATGCAGGCCCAGCTTGATGCTGTAGAATATGCCAAAAAAGAACCGATCGCGATCGTGGGCATGGGTTGCCGATTCCCTGGTGGTGCTGATAACCCGGAGGCATTTTGGCAGTTGTTGCGTGATGGTGTTGATGCAATTATCGATATTCCAGGCGATCGCTGGGATACAGCAGCTTACTACGACCCCAATCCAGATACACCAGGAAAAATTTACACCCGTAAAGGAGGCTGTTTAAGCGATCGCTTGGATAGCTTTGAACCCCAGTTTTTTGGGATTTCTGCCACAGAAGCCAAAAGCCTCGATCCCCAACAACGCTTGTTACTAGAGGTTGCTTGGGAAGCCCTGGAAAATGCCAATCAATCACCAGAAAAGTTGTTTAACAGCCTCACAGGTGTATTTTTAGGCATCTGTAGCAATGACTATAACAACATGATTTGGCAGACTGGCGGCGCTACTCAAGTAGATGCTTTTTGTGCCACTGGCAATGCTTTAAGTGTAGCGGCTGGACGCTTATCTTATTTTTTGGGGTTAAAAGGGCCGAGTTTAGCTGTTGATACTGCTTGTTCTTCCTCATTAGTGGCACTACATTTGGCCTGTCAACATCTGCGGAATCAAGAGTGTCATCTGGCATTAGTGGGTGGAGTCCACTTACTGCTATCACCAGAAACCAGTGTGGCTTTTGCCAGAACCAAAATGTTAGATGCTGATGGATACTGTAAAACCTTTGATGCTGACGCTAATGGCTATGTGCGTGGTGAAGGTTGTGGCGTCATCGTCCTCAAACGCTTGTCTGATGCTGTTGCTCACAAAGATAAAATTCTCGCTGTAATTCGCGGTTCCGCAGTCAACCACAATGGTCGCAGTAGTAGTTTAATTGCCCCTAACGGCCCGTCTCAGCAAGCCTTGATTCGTCAAGCCTTGGAGAATGCTAGTGTTGAACCCGCTGCTGTGAGTTACATAGAAGTGCAAGGTACCAGCACATCCTTAGGACAACCAATTGAAGTGGAAGCGTTAGCAGCAGTATATGGCAAAAATCGCCCCCTAGACAATCCCTTGCTGATTGGGTCGGTGAAAACTAATATTGGTCATCTGGAAGCAGCTTCCGGTATTGCAAGTTTAATGAAAATAGTACTTGCCATGCAACATGGCCAAATACCACCCCACCTGCACTTGCATCAGCCCAATCCTTATATTGACTGGGAGAAATTACCAGTCAAAGTACCAACACAGAATATCCCTTGGGACAAAGGAGATCGGCAACGCTTGGCTGGAATCAGTGCTTTTAGCTTTAGTGGGACTAATGCTCATATAGTGTTGGAAGAATACACAAATGCGGAAAATCCACAAGGGTTATCACGTTCTCTGCATATATTAGCCCTGTCCGCCAAGACACAAGAGTCACTAGTGCAGTTAACAGCAGCATACGAAAAGTACTTAGTTGGCAATCCAGAGTTGAATTTGGCAGATATTTGTTTTACAGCTAATACTAAGCGATCACATTTTCCCTACCGTCTAGCTGTAACTGCTGCTTCCACCTTGGAACTGGCAGGAAAACTAGGGGCTTTTAGAGACGGGAAAGCAGTAGAAGGGTTAAGTCAAGGTAAAGCCACTACTAATTTCCCAGAAGAACTACAAATACCCGATCTCAACTCCAAATCAATAAATTGGCAAAGCATTTTGGAAAACGTTACTCAATCATATATCAAAGGTGTGACAATAGACTGGGCGGCTTTGTATCCAGATGATTTGTGCGCTCGCCTCCAATTACCAAATTATCCTTGGCAACGGCAACGCTATTGGATTGAGTCTGGAACACAGATCAATGCAGACTTGTCTATTATTGACTCGATCAAGCAGGGAAATGTGCATCAGCTAACTCAACAGTTGTCAGCAGCAGAAAACCTATCTGCCGATGAATGGGAATTATTGTCGCAACTGCTAACAAAATTAACAGATCCATCGCCATCTATACAGCAATTGCAACGCCAATCGCTGACACTCACAGATATTCAAAACTGGCTAGTCTCGCAAATAGCCAAAGAAATGGGAGTCAAACCAGATGATATAGAGGTTCAAGCACCTTTTGATAGTTACGGATTAGATTCCATGTTAGCAATTAGTATTGCCAATGCCGGACAAAAATATTTAGGAATCCAGGTTTCTCCATTGATGTTAGTACATTATCCGACAATTGCCGTACTTTCGCAGCACCTAGCTACAGAATTGGCAGCATCTGAAACAGAAGCTTTTGAAATTTGA
- a CDS encoding NAD-dependent epimerase/dehydratase family protein, whose protein sequence is MSNLQKVIVFGASGFLGEHIIKSLISENWDVYAAVRTKPESSTDGFNQTQVTYYEGDLEDQKYIQDAIAGMDAIIFSAGCTWKSDLEISEYYRRNVQITKNFFTALGDRPNVRIVYTSSMSVIAGSKSDYIFFEDSDRSQVSQNQLSPYDLAKIECEQIALDYAQRGNNLVILNPGNMLGPGVFNHSKITTSILVLWFCQKQFPFYINGGHSYCDVRDVAKAHVAALTRGRSGERYIVAGDNLDMASISSLLVKMTGFKMPQQLPASGVYLLSLLLESLSLLSFRLFKNPYHPDFVKSFALHYYANSQKAIKELAYNITPIETTLIDTIKYFGKRELLSEDLNFFALMTHSNIQSLIYLRQLASQHTFSQFLLSKISQIYGICQSNLSLNNVLDNLVNHSKFNIKTGKFQPDKTKCQEDLKSINQLFEYLYFASNDFLSEVI, encoded by the coding sequence ATGAGCAATTTACAAAAAGTTATTGTTTTTGGCGCAAGTGGTTTTCTCGGCGAGCATATTATCAAATCCTTAATCAGTGAAAATTGGGATGTCTATGCTGCTGTGAGAACTAAACCCGAGTCTTCTACCGATGGCTTTAACCAGACTCAAGTAACCTACTATGAAGGAGACTTAGAAGACCAAAAGTACATCCAGGATGCTATCGCCGGGATGGATGCAATTATTTTTTCCGCAGGATGTACTTGGAAGAGTGATTTGGAGATTTCCGAATACTATCGACGCAATGTCCAAATTACCAAGAATTTTTTCACTGCTCTTGGCGATCGCCCCAATGTTCGGATTGTCTACACATCCTCTATGTCTGTCATCGCAGGCAGTAAATCTGATTATATCTTCTTTGAGGATAGCGATCGCTCTCAAGTCAGCCAAAATCAATTAAGTCCTTACGATTTAGCCAAAATCGAATGCGAACAGATAGCACTGGACTATGCTCAAAGAGGTAATAATCTTGTAATACTAAATCCTGGTAATATGTTGGGACCAGGAGTTTTTAACCATTCCAAAATTACTACATCGATTCTCGTCTTATGGTTTTGTCAAAAACAATTTCCATTCTACATAAATGGGGGACACTCCTATTGCGATGTTCGAGATGTTGCTAAAGCTCATGTTGCAGCACTAACCCGTGGACGCAGTGGTGAACGCTACATCGTGGCTGGAGACAACTTAGATATGGCAAGTATCTCTAGTTTACTGGTGAAAATGACTGGCTTTAAGATGCCTCAACAGTTACCTGCTAGCGGCGTATATTTGTTATCGTTACTACTGGAAAGTTTATCTTTATTAAGCTTCAGATTATTCAAAAATCCCTATCATCCAGATTTCGTCAAATCTTTTGCCCTGCATTATTATGCTAATTCTCAAAAAGCAATTAAGGAACTTGCTTACAATATTACTCCCATCGAAACCACTCTTATAGATACTATTAAATATTTTGGTAAACGGGAACTGCTATCAGAAGACTTGAATTTTTTTGCGTTAATGACTCATAGTAATATTCAATCCTTGATTTATCTGCGACAATTAGCTTCCCAACATACATTTTCTCAATTTTTACTCTCTAAAATTTCGCAGATATACGGAATTTGTCAATCAAATTTATCTTTAAATAATGTTTTAGATAACTTGGTTAATCATAGCAAATTTAACATTAAGACTGGCAAATTTCAACCAGATAAAACCAAATGTCAAGAAGACTTGAAAAGTATCAATCAACTATTTGAATATCTTTATTTTGCATCGAATGATTTTCTTTCAGAAGTAATTTGA
- a CDS encoding SDR family NAD(P)-dependent oxidoreductase produces MTSIAGKTVLLTGASRGIGVFIARALAKEQATIIGVGRSHQQLDNLTTELKALGCNFIPFTCDISNLSELPILLNKINQIVGDVDILINNAGIEIYRSFPDYSLAEMQSVISTNLLAAMELSRLLLPNMLVQNSGHIVNIASLAAKKGHPYDSIYSASKAGLLMWSDAVRQELADTGVEISTICPGYIAEQGMLADTGIPAPSLSGTSQPEAVAKAVIQAIKKNQAEVIVNKDLITVGLTKILFALWQFFPKFGDAIYRRIGVIALNKKRRQTKNYSNSINLLHK; encoded by the coding sequence ATGACCAGCATAGCGGGTAAAACAGTACTTTTAACAGGAGCTTCTCGCGGCATCGGTGTCTTCATTGCTCGTGCTTTAGCCAAGGAACAAGCAACTATCATTGGAGTTGGGCGATCGCATCAACAACTTGACAATCTTACTACTGAACTCAAAGCTTTGGGATGTAATTTCATTCCCTTTACCTGTGACATCAGCAATTTATCAGAACTACCAATTTTATTAAATAAAATTAATCAAATCGTTGGTGACGTTGACATCTTAATTAATAACGCCGGCATCGAAATTTATCGCTCATTTCCAGATTATTCCCTGGCTGAGATGCAATCAGTCATCTCGACTAACTTACTAGCAGCAATGGAACTATCCCGGCTACTACTGCCAAATATGTTAGTTCAAAACAGTGGTCATATTGTCAACATTGCCTCCCTAGCTGCTAAAAAAGGACATCCTTACGACAGCATTTATTCTGCTAGTAAAGCAGGTTTATTAATGTGGAGTGATGCTGTTAGACAAGAATTAGCTGATACTGGTGTAGAAATCTCAACCATTTGTCCAGGATATATTGCCGAACAAGGAATGCTAGCTGATACTGGCATTCCTGCACCCAGTTTATCCGGCACATCTCAACCGGAAGCAGTAGCGAAAGCAGTGATTCAAGCCATTAAGAAAAATCAAGCTGAAGTCATAGTTAATAAAGATTTAATAACAGTAGGATTGACAAAAATACTCTTTGCTCTTTGGCAATTTTTTCCAAAATTTGGAGATGCCATTTATCGCAGGATTGGTGTCATAGCACTAAACAAAAAACGTAGACAAACTAAAAATTATTCCAATTCAATCAACCTCTTGCATAAATAG
- a CDS encoding SDR family NAD(P)-dependent oxidoreductase codes for MKWPEKYGEWAIVTGASSGIGRAFAHDLAQRGMNLILVARQLAGLEEVAAECNSWETKTYLCAVDLTEPNGIHKLISLVGDREVGILVNNVGIVARGLFTKIELQRQLDMVTLHCTVPVALTHHYLAQMLKRNQGAIINISSVAAYHFQPLLTTYAATKEFDWKFSKSLAWELKDTDIDILTVVPGFTKTAAYEAADWKIDFDSIPALFKPQNPREVSKKSLDILGKQRSIIVASFMEKLIINANYLLPDRFMEFILSKMFV; via the coding sequence ATGAAATGGCCAGAAAAATATGGAGAATGGGCGATTGTCACAGGTGCTTCTTCCGGAATTGGTAGAGCATTTGCTCATGATTTAGCCCAACGAGGGATGAATCTGATTCTCGTAGCCCGCCAACTTGCAGGGCTGGAAGAAGTAGCCGCAGAATGTAACTCTTGGGAAACAAAAACTTACTTGTGTGCCGTTGATTTGACCGAGCCTAATGGGATACATAAGCTGATATCTTTAGTTGGCGATAGAGAAGTTGGCATTTTAGTTAATAATGTAGGTATTGTTGCTAGAGGTTTATTTACTAAAATTGAACTTCAAAGACAACTAGATATGGTAACGCTACACTGTACTGTTCCTGTAGCCCTTACGCACCATTATTTAGCTCAGATGCTCAAAAGAAATCAAGGAGCTATTATTAATATTTCTTCGGTGGCTGCTTATCATTTTCAACCCTTGTTGACAACCTATGCTGCAACGAAAGAGTTCGATTGGAAGTTTAGTAAGTCTCTAGCTTGGGAACTGAAAGATACAGACATTGATATATTAACTGTAGTACCAGGATTCACTAAAACAGCAGCCTATGAGGCTGCCGACTGGAAAATTGATTTTGATTCTATTCCTGCTTTATTTAAGCCGCAAAATCCACGAGAAGTATCGAAAAAATCTCTTGATATCCTTGGTAAGCAACGCTCAATTATAGTTGCTTCCTTCATGGAAAAACTAATCATCAATGCTAATTACTTACTCCCCGATAGATTCATGGAATTTATCTTGAGTAAGATGTTTGTTTAA
- a CDS encoding glycosyltransferase, with the protein MSSHPSHTLLFLFTTFLPEVTGSAIFNWERVQWFAKQGIYRIIVLAPDWQEQSKLPVVPPDLAENLILETYPSQPWLLYPLLHVPKFSTARYINQRIAHYKPDLINVVDVERLFLFSTWHLPGRRYAKNNKILYITEYHTDYCNHVSTYPAGNLLREILWKPITKYLYNKCDITIAISPTASKILQKMGISNAITIPMYGLDLSAYTPSRRNRQFLETWLTPQEKDNKVILFLGRIALEKRIDILIKAFSTLQLKQKNSSLIIAGDGPVEVVQKLKNLAKSIPNIHFIGFVHGEKKANLLAASDIYCSPAPYETFGRTLVEAMASGTPAITVNSGGVSDYILDGINGYLVEPNDVEALTHAILKILRNENRNVIQRACEDAKQFSLEQACENLHNYYQEILNKN; encoded by the coding sequence ATGTCTTCTCATCCAAGCCACACTCTACTTTTTTTGTTCACAACTTTTCTTCCAGAAGTCACGGGTTCAGCTATTTTTAATTGGGAACGAGTCCAATGGTTTGCCAAGCAAGGAATTTACCGTATAATTGTTTTAGCACCAGATTGGCAAGAACAATCAAAATTGCCTGTTGTACCACCAGATTTAGCAGAAAACTTAATTCTAGAAACTTATCCTTCTCAGCCTTGGTTGCTTTACCCTTTGCTGCATGTGCCTAAGTTTTCTACGGCTCGTTACATTAACCAAAGGATAGCTCATTACAAACCAGATTTAATCAATGTTGTAGATGTAGAGCGGTTATTCTTATTTAGCACTTGGCATTTACCGGGTAGACGCTATGCCAAAAACAACAAAATTCTTTATATCACCGAATATCATACAGATTATTGTAATCATGTCAGTACCTATCCCGCTGGTAATTTGTTGCGAGAAATATTATGGAAACCAATAACCAAATATTTGTACAATAAATGTGATATTACTATAGCCATAAGTCCCACAGCAAGTAAAATTTTGCAAAAAATGGGCATTTCCAATGCTATAACCATACCCATGTATGGTTTAGATTTATCCGCATATACTCCTAGTCGCCGCAATCGGCAATTTTTAGAAACTTGGTTAACTCCTCAAGAAAAAGACAATAAAGTTATCTTATTTTTGGGAAGAATTGCCTTAGAAAAAAGAATTGATATACTCATCAAAGCATTTTCTACATTACAACTTAAACAAAAAAATAGTTCTTTAATCATCGCTGGAGATGGGCCTGTAGAAGTCGTTCAGAAATTAAAAAATCTGGCTAAATCTATTCCTAATATTCACTTTATAGGTTTTGTACATGGAGAAAAAAAAGCTAACCTATTAGCTGCATCTGATATCTACTGTAGCCCTGCTCCCTACGAAACCTTTGGCCGTACACTTGTAGAAGCAATGGCTTCTGGTACACCAGCAATTACTGTTAATAGTGGTGGAGTTTCTGACTATATTTTAGATGGAATCAATGGCTATCTTGTCGAACCAAATGATGTAGAAGCATTAACTCATGCAATTCTCAAAATTTTGAGAAATGAAAATAGAAACGTTATACAACGGGCTTGCGAAGATGCTAAACAATTTTCTCTAGAACAAGCCTGTGAAAATCTCCATAATTATTACCAAGAGATTTTAAATAAAAACTGA
- a CDS encoding D-arabinono-1,4-lactone oxidase: MGKQQIWKNWWENHTCTPEHYYQPEQIDEVVEIIKSANLEQKQIKVIGSGRSWSDIPCTDGYMISLDKFNQVLDIDIEQKTVIVKSGIRIYQLVDILAKHGLALSSLGSICEQSIAGAISTGTHGNSLHQGGLASSILELELVNGIGEVIKCSKSENPDLFSAALIGLGAIGIITQVKIQCCNQFWLTETLQCWNIKDVLENLDTLKKNDYCRFWYTTTNKDAIVQTFSDSQILEKTGFIHFIKRIITQIFWFLWISWHDNPAEHDSQSFTRKDESQHILCYPRFFLKLYKLSFRMTKYCQNVLISEYGIPEEMASIAMNKILSLVDRGIIKGHLRFEVRFGAAEDVWLSTAYQRPTCYIQVLFEKKNFTSTQDQNDAFIQVENIIKNLAGRPHWAKDHLYTNDDLRSTYPRWQEFLQIRQQTDPQQCFTNSYLNKIFDDVRRTA; encoded by the coding sequence ATGGGAAAGCAACAGATTTGGAAAAACTGGTGGGAAAATCACACATGTACACCAGAACACTACTATCAACCAGAACAAATAGATGAAGTTGTTGAGATTATTAAATCTGCAAACCTTGAACAAAAGCAAATCAAAGTGATTGGTAGTGGTCGTTCTTGGTCAGATATACCTTGTACCGATGGATACATGATTTCCTTAGATAAATTCAATCAGGTTTTAGATATAGACATAGAACAGAAGACCGTAATAGTAAAATCTGGTATACGTATCTACCAATTAGTCGATATTTTAGCCAAGCATGGTTTAGCTTTATCTTCACTAGGTTCGATTTGTGAGCAAAGCATAGCAGGAGCTATTTCTACCGGAACACATGGCAATTCTTTACATCAAGGAGGACTGGCATCATCAATTTTAGAATTAGAACTAGTTAATGGGATTGGAGAAGTTATCAAGTGTTCCAAATCAGAAAACCCTGATTTGTTTTCAGCAGCCTTGATTGGACTTGGTGCTATTGGTATCATCACCCAAGTCAAAATTCAGTGCTGCAATCAATTTTGGTTAACTGAAACCTTGCAATGTTGGAATATCAAAGATGTTTTAGAAAATTTGGACACTCTCAAAAAAAATGATTATTGTCGTTTTTGGTATACCACAACCAACAAAGATGCCATAGTCCAAACTTTTTCAGATTCCCAAATTCTAGAAAAGACAGGATTTATTCATTTTATCAAACGCATCATCACTCAAATATTCTGGTTTTTGTGGATTTCTTGGCATGATAATCCGGCTGAACATGATTCTCAGTCTTTTACTAGAAAAGACGAATCCCAACATATTCTATGCTATCCCAGATTTTTTCTCAAACTATATAAACTCTCTTTTCGGATGACAAAATATTGTCAAAATGTATTGATATCAGAATATGGTATCCCTGAAGAGATGGCGAGTATTGCTATGAACAAAATTTTATCTCTTGTAGATCGGGGGATAATCAAAGGACATTTAAGATTTGAAGTTCGCTTTGGAGCAGCAGAAGATGTGTGGCTAAGTACTGCTTATCAACGTCCTACTTGTTATATACAAGTCCTGTTTGAGAAAAAGAATTTTACTTCTACCCAAGACCAAAATGATGCTTTTATTCAAGTTGAAAATATTATCAAAAATTTAGCTGGGAGACCACATTGGGCAAAAGATCATCTGTATACAAATGATGATTTACGCTCGACATACCCCCGTTGGCAAGAATTTTTGCAAATTAGACAGCAAACCGATCCTCAGCAATGTTTTACCAATAGTTACTTAAATAAAATATTTGATGATGTCAGGAGAACTGCATGA
- a CDS encoding class I SAM-dependent methyltransferase — translation MDSVSPELISNNQGYDRSHKQRLECLICNYHVDLNDKSAFSTFFCNVRAFRDEKFPIWRCPTCQTIHCLDVVDIDSYYAKYPFAEAKLTLPFRLCYQNLCQKMIEHGFSKTHSFLDYGCGNGLVVQYLRENGFANAYGYDPYAPKESFGDATVLQRGPFDYILLQDIIEHVEDPHALLSKLDSLLAPGGYLLLGTPNATNIDINRPELSNYYNAVHVPYHIHIYTREVVESLGKQQGWEVVKFFNRGYDDTRWFGLNTRTWNEYQSISDGTFDVIFEEINIWQALKSYRFLFYAFFGYWLSLRTDMTIMFRKKITD, via the coding sequence ATGGATTCAGTATCACCAGAACTTATTTCTAATAACCAAGGTTACGATCGCAGCCACAAGCAGCGTTTGGAATGTTTGATTTGCAATTATCATGTCGATTTAAATGATAAATCAGCATTTTCTACGTTCTTCTGTAACGTCAGAGCATTTAGAGATGAAAAATTTCCGATTTGGCGTTGTCCCACATGCCAAACCATTCATTGTCTTGATGTCGTAGATATTGACTCATACTACGCCAAATACCCTTTTGCGGAAGCGAAACTAACATTACCCTTCCGATTATGTTATCAAAACCTCTGCCAAAAAATGATTGAGCATGGCTTCTCTAAGACTCACTCATTCCTTGATTATGGTTGTGGTAACGGTTTAGTTGTACAATATCTGCGAGAAAATGGCTTTGCCAATGCTTACGGTTACGATCCTTATGCGCCCAAAGAAAGCTTTGGTGATGCTACAGTACTGCAAAGAGGCCCATTCGATTATATTTTGCTGCAAGATATTATCGAACATGTAGAAGATCCTCATGCTTTGTTAAGTAAATTAGATAGTTTATTAGCACCAGGTGGTTATCTACTTTTAGGCACACCTAACGCAACCAATATTGACATCAATCGTCCGGAATTATCTAACTACTATAACGCGGTGCATGTACCCTATCACATTCATATCTATACTCGTGAAGTTGTAGAGTCTTTGGGCAAGCAACAGGGATGGGAAGTTGTGAAGTTTTTCAATCGCGGCTATGACGATACGCGTTGGTTTGGGCTTAACACTCGGACATGGAATGAGTACCAAAGTATCTCAGATGGTACCTTCGATGTCATTTTTGAAGAAATTAACATTTGGCAAGCTTTAAAATCCTATAGATTTCTCTTCTATGCATTTTTTGGTTACTGGCTTAGTCTCCGTACTGACATGACTATTATGTTTCGTAAAAAAATTACAGACTAA
- a CDS encoding GMC oxidoreductase translates to MSIDSYDWLEKCDICIVGTGAAGGILAHQLAMNNFSVLSLEQGEKIDNSYFSNQLKPEQEENFGIAPDMSWPLKPAASFYYDNFQASQLYAKQETSSISSQSEEIFDNRQIFRLNGKQNLWGGVCLRYSRRDFRGKDYGDSDSNWPIGYEDLESHYTEIERLIGVCGTKEGLDDLPDGEFIPPKPLRPADKLVIDAVKKFRDVNIRAIPSRKAIETRLEVAHHCQSCGMCAYGCSSGSIYKFSSHLLPRIVNRSNYQILYQSKVIRLLRHQDSHRIYAAECLDTATNQRFRVEAKVFILAAGALETPRILFNSQDEAYPQGFANSSGTLGCYLQDNILINVGTSLVKLFATQEKYDVGFGDNILIPRFLFDNKEFRGGYMALYYNSYPKRPNYIDGLEIFPDWSKNWLAKSLFKTYAVLHFQGKPEVKKSNCIVPSQERDVYGIPKVDVHYEFTENDQQMQQSMAQYGQRILRQCSGLVVFSYTSKPGNSIHYAGTCRMAQNSQEGIVDSNLKTFDHENLYLCDGSVIPEISEKNYSLTIMALANRLASYLSTKYQHLRI, encoded by the coding sequence ATGAGTATAGATAGTTACGATTGGCTAGAAAAATGCGATATTTGCATAGTTGGTACAGGTGCGGCAGGAGGAATTCTAGCCCATCAGCTGGCAATGAATAACTTTTCGGTGCTTTCTTTAGAACAAGGAGAAAAGATTGATAATAGCTACTTCTCCAACCAACTGAAGCCCGAACAAGAAGAAAATTTTGGCATTGCCCCTGATATGTCTTGGCCTTTGAAGCCAGCTGCATCTTTTTACTATGATAACTTTCAAGCTAGTCAACTCTACGCCAAACAAGAGACATCATCGATTTCATCACAATCTGAAGAAATTTTTGATAATCGACAGATTTTTCGACTCAACGGAAAGCAAAATTTGTGGGGCGGCGTTTGTTTACGATATTCACGTAGAGATTTTCGTGGCAAAGATTATGGAGATTCCGACTCGAATTGGCCAATTGGGTATGAAGATTTAGAATCTCACTACACAGAGATTGAACGCCTGATAGGTGTTTGCGGCACGAAAGAAGGGCTTGACGATCTACCTGATGGTGAGTTTATTCCCCCAAAACCCTTGCGGCCTGCTGATAAACTTGTGATCGATGCTGTCAAGAAATTCCGTGATGTCAATATCAGAGCTATTCCCAGTCGCAAAGCAATTGAAACCCGTCTGGAAGTTGCCCATCATTGCCAAAGTTGCGGTATGTGTGCTTATGGCTGTAGTTCTGGCAGCATTTATAAATTTTCCAGTCATCTACTACCACGTATTGTTAACCGGAGTAATTACCAAATACTTTATCAGAGTAAAGTTATACGTTTACTCAGACATCAAGATTCCCACAGAATTTATGCTGCCGAATGTCTAGATACTGCAACTAACCAAAGATTCCGAGTGGAAGCAAAAGTATTTATTCTGGCTGCTGGGGCGCTAGAAACACCACGCATCCTGTTTAATTCTCAAGACGAAGCTTATCCCCAGGGATTTGCCAACAGTTCCGGGACTTTAGGCTGTTACCTCCAAGATAATATCTTGATTAACGTTGGCACTTCTTTGGTGAAGCTATTTGCTACACAAGAAAAATATGATGTCGGTTTTGGAGATAATATCTTAATACCACGGTTTTTATTCGACAATAAAGAATTTCGTGGTGGATACATGGCTCTTTATTATAACTCCTATCCGAAGCGTCCTAACTATATTGATGGGTTAGAAATCTTTCCCGACTGGAGTAAAAACTGGTTAGCCAAGTCCTTGTTTAAGACTTACGCTGTACTACATTTTCAAGGTAAACCAGAGGTTAAAAAGTCAAATTGTATTGTCCCTAGTCAAGAACGTGATGTTTACGGTATTCCCAAGGTGGATGTGCATTATGAATTCACAGAAAATGACCAGCAAATGCAGCAAAGTATGGCTCAGTATGGTCAAAGAATTTTACGCCAATGTTCAGGACTTGTGGTTTTTTCCTACACATCAAAACCTGGTAACTCCATTCATTATGCTGGTACTTGTCGTATGGCGCAAAATAGTCAAGAAGGAATTGTGGACAGTAATTTAAAGACATTCGACCACGAAAATCTTTATCTGTGTGATGGGAGTGTGATACCCGAAATATCAGAAAAAAACTACTCATTGACGATTATGGCCTTAGCAAATCGCTTGGCATCATATTTGTCAACAAAATATCAGCATCTGAGAATTTAA